Proteins from one Mercurialis annua linkage group LG7, ddMerAnnu1.2, whole genome shotgun sequence genomic window:
- the LOC126655764 gene encoding proteasome subunit beta type-5-like gives MKLDTSGFESSALFGGSSNEMVNGFAAAPSFELPVTTDFDGFQSEAKLMLKHAKGTTTLAFIFKHGVMVAADSRASMGGYISSQSVKKIIEINPYMLGTMAGGAADCQFWHRNLGIKCRLHELANKRRISVTGASKLLANILYSYRGMGLSVGTMIAGWDETGPGLYYVDSEGGRLKGTRFSVGSGSPYAYGVLDSGYNFDMPVEEAAELARRAIYHATFRDGASGGVASVYYVGPNGWKKLSGDDVGELHYIYYPVMPSTVEQEMVEVAAA, from the exons ATGAAGCTTGATACCAGTGGATTTGAATCAAGTGCACTTTTTGGAGGTAGCAGTAATGAGATGGTTAATGGGTTTGCGGCTGCCCCATCTTTTGAGCTTCCGGTTACTACTGAT ttTGATGGGTTTCAGAGTGAAGCTAAACTGATGCTGAAGCATGCCAAGGGGACAACTACActtgcttttatttttaaacatggTGTTATGGTTGCTGCCGATTCTCGAGCTAGCATGGGCGGCTATATCT CATCTCAGTCGGTGAAGAAAATTATCGAAATCAATCCGTATATGCTTGGTACTATGGCGGGTGGGGCTGCTGACTGCCAGTTTTGGCACAGAAATCTGGGAATTAAG TGTCGGCTTCATGAATTGGCAAACAAACGTAGAATTTCCGTCACAGGAGCATCAAAGCTTCTGGCCAACATACTGTACTCCTACCGTGGGATGGGTCTGTCTGTCGGCACCATGATTGCTGGATGGGATGAAACG GGTCCTGGACTATACTATGTTGACAGTGAAGGAGGAAGGCTGAAAGGAACACGATTCTCTGTTGGATCTGGTTCCCCATATGCTTATGGTGTACTAGATAGTGG GTACAACTTTGATATGCCTGTTGAAGAAGCTGCAGAGTTGGCTAGAAGAGCTATTTACCACGCTACATTCCGAGATGGAGCCAGTGGTGGAGTTGCTAGCG TTTATTATGTTGGACCAAATGGATGGAAGAAGCTATCTGGTGATGATGTTGGAGAACTCCACTACATATACTATCCAGTTATGCCCAGTACAGTTGAACAGGAAATGGTTGAAGTCGCTGCGGCATAA